A single window of uncultured Methanospirillum sp. DNA harbors:
- the lonB gene encoding ATP-dependent protease LonB, with translation MDPEEDKPLNTNIPEDQRDLSEPQVEDAGQQNPESADVQSQISEQGEAGQQNISEESTVVVDDGTSRIIQVPESLIDQVIGQEHAVEVVRKAAIQRRHVMMIGTPGTGKSMLAKAMAELLPKEEMQDILVYPNSEDSNEPIIRTVKSGRGKEIVAAHKAEARKKAQLRNTLIMILMLGIIGYSFITYQWLMGIIAAAFVFMALRYATPREEQMVPKLLVSQDKTTTAPFVDATGSHAGALLGDVRHDPFQSGGLETPAHDRVEAGAIHRAHKGVLFIDEINTLGLAAQQSLLTAMQEGEFSITGQSERSSGAMVRTEPVPCDFVMVAAGNLDAIEGMHPALRSRIRGNGYEVYMEDTMPDNPENQEKFIRFIAQEIKNDGMIPHFDRSGIEEVLHEARRRSNRKGHLTLRLRDMGGLIRVAGDLARQESADLTTRAHVIEAKKTARSIEDQISAQVIRRTREYDLAVVEGTQIGRVNGLAVMGSDAGSVLPIMAAITPAQGDGGEIIATGLLKEIAQESIKNVGALLKRFTGKDIRNIDIHIQFIGTYQGVEGDSASVTVATAAISALEQIPVRQDIAMTGSLSVRGDVLPIGGVTYKIEAAAKAGIKKIIIPRANLEDVLIEEEYKSLVEIIPVTSIEEVLDIALVPEDRAGFLDRIKSITHATTKSILGSDITVPRTVI, from the coding sequence ATGGATCCCGAGGAAGATAAGCCGCTAAATACCAATATTCCGGAAGACCAGAGAGATTTGTCAGAGCCCCAGGTAGAGGATGCAGGTCAGCAGAACCCGGAGTCTGCAGATGTCCAGTCCCAAATATCTGAACAAGGTGAGGCAGGTCAGCAGAATATTTCAGAAGAATCCACTGTTGTAGTTGATGATGGTACATCACGGATAATTCAGGTTCCTGAGAGTCTTATCGATCAGGTCATAGGTCAGGAGCATGCCGTGGAGGTCGTCAGGAAAGCTGCCATCCAGCGTCGCCACGTGATGATGATCGGGACACCCGGTACCGGCAAATCAATGCTTGCAAAAGCGATGGCCGAACTCCTGCCAAAGGAAGAGATGCAGGACATCCTTGTATATCCGAACTCAGAAGATTCAAACGAACCTATCATCAGGACGGTGAAATCAGGCAGGGGAAAGGAGATCGTTGCCGCCCACAAGGCTGAAGCCAGGAAGAAGGCACAACTGCGCAACACCCTCATCATGATCCTGATGCTCGGTATCATCGGGTACTCGTTCATCACCTACCAGTGGCTGATGGGAATCATCGCAGCCGCATTCGTATTCATGGCTCTCAGGTATGCCACTCCGCGTGAAGAGCAGATGGTGCCAAAACTTCTCGTATCTCAGGACAAGACAACGACAGCACCGTTTGTGGATGCAACCGGTTCGCATGCTGGCGCTCTGCTCGGCGATGTCAGGCACGATCCCTTTCAGTCAGGGGGTCTTGAAACCCCGGCCCATGACCGGGTGGAAGCAGGAGCCATTCACCGGGCACACAAGGGTGTTCTCTTCATCGACGAGATCAACACCCTAGGACTTGCTGCGCAGCAGAGCCTGCTGACCGCCATGCAGGAGGGTGAGTTTTCAATCACAGGTCAGAGCGAACGCTCATCGGGAGCTATGGTCAGAACCGAGCCTGTCCCATGCGACTTTGTAATGGTTGCAGCTGGTAACCTTGATGCAATTGAGGGGATGCATCCCGCTCTCAGGTCACGTATCAGGGGCAACGGGTACGAGGTCTACATGGAAGACACGATGCCTGACAACCCTGAAAATCAGGAGAAGTTTATCAGGTTCATTGCTCAGGAGATCAAGAACGACGGGATGATTCCACACTTTGACCGGAGTGGTATCGAAGAAGTCCTCCATGAGGCCAGAAGAAGGTCGAACAGGAAAGGACACCTTACCCTCCGTCTTCGTGATATGGGAGGACTTATCAGGGTTGCAGGTGACCTGGCGCGACAGGAATCTGCGGATCTCACAACCCGTGCTCATGTCATTGAGGCCAAAAAGACTGCCCGCTCTATAGAGGATCAGATCTCTGCCCAGGTTATCAGGAGAACCAGGGAGTACGATCTTGCTGTCGTTGAAGGAACGCAGATTGGGAGAGTAAACGGTCTTGCAGTTATGGGAAGCGATGCAGGATCGGTCCTACCAATAATGGCGGCAATCACTCCCGCCCAGGGTGACGGGGGCGAGATCATTGCAACCGGTCTTCTAAAAGAGATTGCCCAGGAATCTATCAAGAACGTCGGGGCACTTTTGAAGCGGTTTACCGGAAAAGACATCAGGAACATAGATATCCACATTCAGTTCATCGGAACCTACCAGGGTGTTGAGGGAGATTCAGCCTCGGTGACGGTTGCAACCGCAGCAATCAGTGCTCTTGAACAGATCCCGGTACGACAGGATATCGCGATGACCGGATCACTTTCAGTTCGGGGAGATGTTCTGCCAATCGGTGGCGTAACCTATAAGATTGAGGCTGCTGCAAAGGCAGGAATCAAGAAGATCATCATTCCGAGGGCAAATCTTGAGGATGTACTCATCGAAGAGGAGTACAAATCACTTGTTGAGATCATTCCTGTCACCTCTATCGAAGAGGTTCTCGATATTGCCCTCGTTCCCGAGGATCGGGCAGGATTCCTGGACCGGATTAAATCAATAACCCATGCAACCACCAAGTCAATCCTAGGCTCTGACATCACAGTCCCACGGACGGTTATCTGA
- a CDS encoding ATP-binding protein, which yields MSRLTRHDISNLVTPLQMYLSLIRDDDSVSPDNPHFTACITLVEKIAHHLQFSRQYQEVGSHDPMWLNLREVIQSADCDLANDTVQITVNVPPGMIYADPLFQKVIYNLLENAIRHGGNITRILIHAIQNPDRELILTIEDDGQGIREEEKDLIFLHGYGKNSGLGLTMSREILSITGITIMETGIYGNGARFDLVIPADIWIPETSDPSDSVTGDDRY from the coding sequence TTGAGCAGACTGACTCGTCACGATATCAGTAACCTGGTCACTCCTCTGCAAATGTATCTCTCATTGATCAGGGACGATGACAGTGTATCACCTGATAATCCTCACTTTACAGCCTGTATCACCCTCGTGGAGAAGATCGCTCATCATCTTCAATTTTCACGCCAGTATCAGGAAGTCGGCTCCCATGATCCCATGTGGCTGAACTTAAGAGAGGTGATTCAGTCAGCAGATTGTGATCTTGCCAATGATACGGTTCAGATCACGGTGAATGTCCCTCCCGGGATGATCTATGCGGATCCACTGTTTCAGAAGGTCATCTACAATCTGCTGGAAAATGCGATCCGCCATGGCGGCAACATCACCAGAATTTTGATTCATGCCATTCAGAATCCTGATCGTGAACTCATACTCACAATCGAGGACGACGGACAGGGTATCAGGGAAGAAGAGAAAGACCTGATTTTTCTCCATGGGTATGGGAAGAACTCTGGTCTTGGGTTGACCATGTCCCGCGAGATATTATCTATTACCGGTATCACCATCATGGAAACCGGAATCTATGGGAATGGAGCCAGGTTTGATCTTGTTATTCCGGCAGATATCTGGATCCCGGAAACCTCTGATCCCTCTGACAGTGTGACAGGAGATGACAGATATTGA
- a CDS encoding histidine kinase N-terminal 7TM domain-containing protein: MDLSLVLVWFCLASACITYGLGLFVLSKNTSSPVNRLFFVVMVGAAYWAAGEFLIWHVNSYEGSLFWLKASSFWTVVIATTVHFVLVFTSHPISKREHILKIFILLYLPSLAFACLEIFTESIYVVLPQEGSGFYYTPVYDSVLFQIESLYFLLIMLGVAYLSIQSWFRSQKARIRRQCVLLSIGFLLVIGFGSQSAFYLPRYGIYIPNLVFIGIVLFSIIIAYTILKYGLFTLGPETVATNIIRTMPNGLVLTDMSGTVLSGNSAAADLLQINQDQMPGKQVTSLISGETFSLITGIVSESGTLSDYESVLSGSGKPVSIASSLVRDPEGDPAGIILIIRDITARKSAERALQIANEKINPVEQTDSSRYQ; this comes from the coding sequence ATGGATTTGTCTTTGGTACTTGTCTGGTTCTGTCTCGCCTCAGCGTGCATAACTTATGGGCTTGGCCTTTTTGTCCTCTCAAAGAACACATCCTCTCCGGTAAATCGTCTCTTCTTTGTTGTCATGGTTGGAGCAGCATACTGGGCAGCAGGTGAATTTCTCATATGGCATGTGAACAGTTATGAAGGATCCCTGTTCTGGCTGAAAGCAAGTTCATTCTGGACTGTGGTCATCGCTACAACTGTTCACTTCGTCCTTGTGTTCACCAGCCACCCGATCTCAAAACGTGAGCATATCCTAAAGATTTTCATTCTTCTATATCTTCCATCACTGGCGTTTGCCTGTCTTGAGATCTTTACTGAATCTATCTACGTGGTTTTACCACAGGAAGGGTCTGGATTCTACTATACTCCTGTTTATGACAGTGTGTTGTTTCAGATCGAATCCCTTTATTTCCTGCTGATAATGCTGGGAGTAGCGTATCTCAGTATTCAGTCCTGGTTCAGATCACAAAAGGCGAGGATTCGCAGGCAATGCGTTCTTCTCAGTATAGGTTTCCTGCTTGTAATCGGCTTTGGTTCCCAATCGGCGTTCTACCTCCCCAGGTATGGGATTTATATCCCCAACCTTGTTTTCATTGGTATAGTTCTCTTCTCGATCATAATCGCATACACCATCCTGAAGTACGGACTTTTTACCCTTGGACCTGAAACGGTGGCAACCAACATCATCCGGACGATGCCGAATGGACTTGTTCTGACTGATATGAGTGGCACTGTCCTCTCCGGAAACTCCGCAGCTGCAGATCTCTTACAGATAAATCAGGATCAGATGCCAGGAAAGCAGGTGACCTCCCTGATCTCTGGTGAAACATTTTCGCTGATCACAGGGATCGTATCTGAATCTGGAACACTCTCTGATTATGAATCTGTTCTTTCAGGGTCAGGAAAACCGGTCAGCATTGCAAGTTCCCTGGTGAGAGATCCGGAAGGTGATCCTGCAGGCATCATTCTGATCATACGGGATATTACTGCCAGGAAATCTGCCGAACGGGCGTTACAGATCGCAAATGAGAAGATTAACCCTGTTGAGCAGACTGACTCGTCACGATATCAGTAA
- the thsA gene encoding thermosome subunit alpha: MLAQQPVIILRENVERTHGYEAQRSNIAAAKALAEAVRSTLGPRGMDKMLIDGTGDITITNDGITILDEISVQHPGAKMVIEVSRTQDEEVGDGTTTAVVLVGSLMEQAEILLNKKIHPTVICRGYRMGMTKALEILDSMATTVDPYNKEILASIVQTAITGKSIENVKEKISEIAVDAVTAVAEKSGKKVIVDEDDVQIKSHKGSSMDDAELVRGVVLEKTRVNQAMPRIIKNAKVALITSPLEIRKTEVKAKIKINSTEQVEAFGQQEREALKAMADAVIATGANVLLCQKGIADAAQYFLAKAGVMALEDVPEKDMKFAARALNATIANKADDLTKSMLGTAAGAEEIEDTEMTKIFGAKNPKTVTILLRGTTTYLVDELERAMVDATRVVMDTMEDGKYVPGGAAIETELVVKLREFAATVGGREQIAIESYADAFAIIPITLAENSGMNPIDKLVELKSAHAKGKKNLGLNVFTGKGVDMLSEGVIEPLRCKRQAIQSSAEAVEMLLRVDDMMVSRNDAPGGM, from the coding sequence ATGCTTGCGCAACAGCCTGTTATCATCTTACGAGAAAATGTAGAGCGGACGCACGGATATGAGGCGCAGCGCTCAAATATAGCAGCCGCAAAGGCACTTGCCGAGGCTGTCAGATCCACCCTCGGTCCACGGGGTATGGACAAGATGCTTATTGATGGGACTGGGGACATCACCATCACTAACGACGGAATTACAATTCTTGATGAGATCTCGGTACAGCACCCAGGTGCCAAGATGGTCATCGAGGTCTCCCGGACCCAGGACGAAGAGGTTGGGGATGGAACAACCACTGCTGTAGTACTTGTCGGTTCCCTGATGGAACAGGCAGAGATTCTTCTGAACAAGAAGATTCACCCGACTGTCATCTGTCGTGGATATCGGATGGGAATGACCAAGGCTCTTGAGATCCTTGATAGCATGGCAACCACCGTCGATCCCTACAACAAGGAGATCCTTGCATCAATCGTGCAGACTGCCATCACCGGCAAGTCTATCGAGAACGTCAAGGAGAAGATCAGCGAGATTGCAGTGGATGCAGTCACAGCCGTTGCAGAGAAGAGCGGTAAGAAGGTCATCGTTGACGAGGACGATGTCCAGATCAAGTCCCACAAGGGTTCTTCAATGGATGATGCTGAACTGGTTCGCGGAGTAGTTCTCGAAAAGACCCGTGTCAACCAGGCAATGCCACGTATCATCAAGAATGCAAAGGTTGCACTGATTACAAGTCCTCTTGAGATCAGAAAGACCGAGGTCAAGGCCAAGATCAAGATCAACAGCACCGAACAGGTAGAAGCATTCGGTCAGCAGGAGCGTGAAGCACTCAAGGCAATGGCAGATGCTGTCATCGCAACAGGTGCGAATGTTCTCCTCTGCCAGAAAGGCATCGCCGATGCAGCCCAGTACTTCCTTGCCAAGGCAGGAGTCATGGCTCTTGAGGATGTTCCTGAAAAGGACATGAAGTTTGCTGCCCGGGCCCTGAATGCAACCATTGCAAACAAGGCAGACGATCTGACAAAGTCAATGCTTGGAACCGCTGCTGGTGCAGAGGAGATCGAGGACACCGAGATGACCAAGATCTTTGGAGCCAAGAATCCGAAGACCGTCACTATCCTGCTACGTGGAACCACCACCTACCTGGTCGATGAACTGGAACGGGCAATGGTGGATGCGACCCGTGTCGTCATGGACACCATGGAAGACGGGAAGTATGTGCCAGGTGGTGCAGCAATCGAGACCGAACTGGTTGTCAAACTCCGTGAGTTCGCAGCAACCGTTGGTGGGAGAGAGCAGATCGCAATCGAGTCCTATGCCGATGCCTTTGCAATCATCCCGATCACCCTTGCAGAGAACTCAGGCATGAACCCGATTGACAAACTCGTGGAACTCAAGTCTGCCCATGCTAAAGGGAAGAAGAACTTAGGTCTGAATGTCTTCACCGGTAAGGGTGTTGATATGCTGAGTGAGGGAGTTATCGAACCGCTCCGGTGCAAACGTCAGGCTATCCAGTCCTCAGCAGAAGCTGTCGAGATGCTGCTTCGTGTTGATGACATGATGGTTTCACGCAACGATGCTCCTGGTGGTATGTAA
- a CDS encoding orotate phosphoribosyltransferase-like protein, translated as MSTIEDLIQKARLLRSEGHSPGQIADELSLSMETVTWLLTQEKGASTPKDVHIDWTTVSGDAVLLHESSMMLISRYRMLQPEGSSPTAFVGISISGIPLATLMAASEGSRLAIYHPSKHSAAETPMGSMSGNFGINPGDQCVVVDDVITSGETLREVVAYLKSHGATPLACCVLFDKRGIREIEGVPVYSLFRISRID; from the coding sequence ATGTCTACGATCGAAGATCTCATTCAGAAGGCACGTCTCCTGAGAAGTGAGGGTCACAGCCCCGGTCAGATCGCGGACGAACTCTCTCTCTCCATGGAGACTGTAACCTGGCTCCTCACCCAGGAGAAGGGTGCCTCAACTCCGAAAGATGTCCATATCGATTGGACTACTGTCAGCGGTGATGCTGTCCTGCTTCATGAGAGCAGCATGATGCTAATATCCCGGTACCGCATGTTGCAACCGGAGGGATCCAGCCCGACCGCATTTGTTGGTATTTCCATATCCGGTATTCCTCTTGCAACCCTTATGGCAGCATCAGAAGGGAGTCGTCTGGCCATTTACCATCCGTCAAAGCACAGTGCTGCCGAGACACCGATGGGTTCAATGAGTGGGAATTTTGGAATAAACCCCGGTGATCAGTGCGTGGTTGTCGATGATGTCATCACATCCGGAGAGACACTTCGTGAGGTTGTGGCATACCTGAAGAGTCATGGTGCAACTCCGCTTGCATGTTGTGTCCTCTTTGATAAGCGCGGAATCAGGGAGATTGAAGGCGTCCCTGTATATAGCCTCTTCAGAATTTCCCGAATAGATTAA
- a CDS encoding ribose-phosphate diphosphokinase has translation MKIISTRRSQVLAGRIAEILQKPLVDVRWTRFPDGEIYLRSGEVSDRMVIVGSLVESDDLIELLLLTDLCSGSEITLVLPYMGYARQDKQFNPGEPLSARIIARTLGSGVNRVITVNLHEKTIIPFFGVPTIDTSLAGEMARDIRELSLISPLILGPDIGASDLARDIATTGGWESDHLHKVRLSGTEVRIEPKEIPVKGRDVVIVDDIISTGGTQATAAAMLLEQGAASICTVCVHGVLATGAYTHLKSAGISQVISSDTIESACSGYSAARTITDALTR, from the coding sequence ATGAAGATCATCAGCACCCGGCGGTCTCAGGTTCTTGCCGGCAGAATAGCAGAGATCCTGCAAAAACCGCTGGTAGATGTCAGATGGACCCGGTTTCCTGATGGTGAGATCTACCTGCGTTCTGGTGAGGTCTCGGATCGTATGGTAATTGTGGGGAGTCTGGTTGAGAGCGATGATCTGATAGAACTGCTGCTGCTCACCGATCTCTGCAGCGGTTCAGAGATCACCCTTGTCCTTCCGTATATGGGCTATGCCAGACAGGATAAACAGTTCAATCCCGGTGAGCCGCTTTCGGCCCGGATCATAGCCAGAACACTTGGCTCCGGGGTGAACAGGGTGATTACCGTCAACCTTCATGAGAAGACGATAATCCCCTTCTTTGGAGTGCCAACTATTGATACCTCACTCGCCGGGGAGATGGCACGTGACATCCGAGAATTATCACTCATATCTCCACTGATTCTCGGGCCTGATATTGGTGCATCAGATCTTGCACGTGACATAGCGACTACAGGAGGTTGGGAGTCTGATCACCTGCATAAGGTCAGGCTGTCAGGTACAGAGGTCAGAATAGAACCCAAAGAGATCCCGGTGAAAGGAAGGGATGTTGTGATTGTTGATGATATCATCTCAACCGGCGGCACCCAGGCCACCGCAGCAGCCATGCTTCTTGAACAGGGGGCTGCTTCGATATGCACCGTCTGTGTGCATGGTGTTCTGGCAACCGGTGCTTACACTCATCTGAAGAGTGCAGGAATCAGCCAGGTTATAAGCAGCGATACGATCGAAAGTGCCTGCAGTGGTTACTCTGCAGCCAGGACTATTACCGATGCCCTCACCAGATAA
- a CDS encoding NOB1 family endonuclease, whose product MPSPDNPDIVDPAGSTGPVSETGCKVLVLDTSAFFLSIPLEGKLYTVPRVESELKDLRGKARFSVLLDGGMEIKPPLQKSLKSAKEAAGKSGDLRVLSDTDTDLIALALEVKGTLVSDDFAVQNTALALGIPVQSIIQREAGPRVWQLRCTGCGKYFDQIPTKAGDCPICGSALKRKNK is encoded by the coding sequence ATGCCCTCACCAGATAATCCTGATATTGTAGATCCCGCCGGTTCAACAGGCCCGGTTTCAGAGACAGGGTGCAAAGTTCTGGTTTTAGATACCTCGGCGTTCTTCCTCTCGATCCCGCTTGAAGGCAAATTGTATACTGTCCCCCGGGTGGAATCAGAACTGAAGGACCTGCGTGGAAAAGCCAGGTTTTCGGTCCTGCTTGATGGAGGTATGGAGATCAAACCCCCGCTCCAGAAGTCTCTGAAATCTGCAAAGGAAGCAGCAGGAAAAAGTGGCGATCTCCGTGTCCTGTCTGATACAGATACTGATCTGATTGCTCTTGCACTGGAGGTTAAAGGGACCCTCGTCTCTGATGATTTTGCTGTACAGAACACCGCCCTTGCTCTTGGGATTCCTGTACAGTCGATCATCCAGCGTGAAGCGGGTCCCCGGGTCTGGCAGCTCCGGTGCACCGGATGCGGCAAGTACTTTGATCAGATTCCGACAAAAGCCGGTGACTGCCCGATCTGTGGATCGGCATTAAAACGAAAGAATAAATAG